The bacterium genomic sequence CTATGTCATAAATAAAGTAGCAAAATATTTTCCAAGAATTAAATTAGACCAATTTTATGATGTTAAGTTGGGTGGAAAAAATCATAAGTTGGAAGAAAATATTATTTTGAAAGCAAGATTATCAGATACACCTATTGCCACGAGGGCTTTTGTTATTGATGAAATTGGAGTTGATGAAAAGGGGCAAGAAATTCAAGTTTTGTTTGGAGCATTAGGAATGCAAGAATGGGGAATTGAATTGGATTTAAAAAGAGAAAAGGTTGACCTGACACATTATCCGAAGGAATTTATAGAATTTTAAACCACGAATTACACGAATTAAACGAATTAGAGAAGATAAAAAATTCGTCTAATTCGAGTAATTCGTGGTTAAAAAAGAAGGTGATTAAAATGAAACGGTTACTTATAACTTTAATCATAATTTATTGTTTACCGTGTGTTATTTATGCAGAAACTGGAGATGCAGGCCAGGCGGCACGGTATCTACGGATAGGCGTAGGGGCAAGGGCACTTGGTATGGGCGGAGCGTATGTCGCGGTTTGTGATGATGCCTCTGCAACTTACTGGAATCCCGCAGGATTGGTGCAACTATCTCAACGCGAAATGACCTCAATGACCTCTTTAATGTCCCTTGACCGTAAGTATAATTTCTTGAATTATGTAGTCCCGCTGGAAAATCAAACTATAGGTATTTCCGTGATAAACTTTGGGGTAGAAGATTTACGGGAGATTGTTGAAAAAAATGGCCAGGACATAGAATTAGGTAGATTTGACGATAGAGAGAATACATTTATGTTTTCTTGTGCCTGGGAAAAGACTGATAAATTATCCCTGGGCGTTAACCTGAAATATCTAACTCAACAGATGAATCCATCGCAGGCAAATCCAAAAGGGAGAAGTAAGGCAAGTGGATTAGGTTTAGATATCGGAGCGTTATATGATATTTCAGATAAATTTAAAGCAGGATTAATGTTACAGGATGTCCGCAGTTACCTTAAATGGGAGACTGACCATACAGATAGATTACCCATAGCAGTGAAATTAGGTGTGAGTGGAAAGTTTTTTGGGAATAAATTAATCATAGCCACAGATTTAAGCCAGGTTGAAGATAATCATAAGACAAAGATATACGCCGGGTTAGAATATTGGATGAAAGAGAATTTAGGGATAAGGGCTGGAGTATTTGATACTTATGTTACCGGTGGCTTAGGTTTTATCTTTCCTGCAAAAACAATTAACCTTCGATTAGACTACTCATTTGCCCCGGATAGGTTTTCTGACTTCAAAGATAACATCTCTGGGTCAGAAAGATACAACCATCGCTTCTCATTATCGGCTAAGTTTTAAGTAAGACCAAAGACCAAAGACAGAAGACAATATAGCACTTATTAATCGAAATTTGACCCAGATATGGCTATGAAATTCCAAATCACAAATTCCAAATTCTATTTAGTGAATTAGTGAATTAAGCGAATTAGCGAATTAGTAAAATCTAATCTCTAATTCACTAATCTCTAATTCGCTTT encodes the following:
- a CDS encoding PorV/PorQ family protein, with protein sequence MKRLLITLIIIYCLPCVIYAETGDAGQAARYLRIGVGARALGMGGAYVAVCDDASATYWNPAGLVQLSQREMTSMTSLMSLDRKYNFLNYVVPLENQTIGISVINFGVEDLREIVEKNGQDIELGRFDDRENTFMFSCAWEKTDKLSLGVNLKYLTQQMNPSQANPKGRSKASGLGLDIGALYDISDKFKAGLMLQDVRSYLKWETDHTDRLPIAVKLGVSGKFFGNKLIIATDLSQVEDNHKTKIYAGLEYWMKENLGIRAGVFDTYVTGGLGFIFPAKTINLRLDYSFAPDRFSDFKDNISGSERYNHRFSLSAKF